One segment of Burkholderia multivorans ATCC BAA-247 DNA contains the following:
- a CDS encoding glycosyltransferase family 2 protein — MEKNKYSITFACYNQVEYTKKCIDSMLKHGTPLDRVVAVDNASSDDTLEYLKSLPLGGVIHNAENLGCGIAWNQGALHQQAEWTVVMNNDVLVSAEWIERLIHAAEKHNLKVASPALVEGPLDYDFDDQSLVWSDRMRDTLRVGTRHAVCLAVHRSVWHEVGYFQPVPKLLGYEDTLFFSELDKVGIRTAITGAAWLHHYGSITQTAMKQERGLSSKQGLANRKNYRLLNQSWLTRKMNKLKRNRMLNAWREAELARYGMTLHGKREGGDYHWL, encoded by the coding sequence ATGGAAAAGAATAAATACTCGATTACGTTCGCCTGCTACAACCAGGTCGAATATACGAAGAAGTGCATCGACAGCATGCTGAAACATGGCACGCCGCTCGATCGCGTCGTCGCCGTCGATAACGCGTCGAGCGACGATACGCTCGAGTATCTGAAGAGCCTGCCGCTCGGCGGCGTCATCCACAATGCCGAGAATCTCGGGTGCGGGATCGCATGGAACCAGGGCGCACTGCATCAACAGGCCGAGTGGACCGTCGTCATGAACAATGACGTGCTGGTATCCGCGGAGTGGATCGAACGACTGATCCATGCGGCGGAGAAACACAACCTGAAGGTCGCGTCGCCGGCCTTGGTCGAGGGGCCGCTCGACTACGATTTCGACGACCAGTCGCTCGTGTGGAGCGACCGCATGCGCGACACCCTTCGCGTCGGCACTCGCCATGCCGTCTGTCTCGCCGTGCATCGAAGCGTATGGCATGAGGTCGGCTACTTCCAGCCCGTACCGAAGCTGCTCGGCTATGAGGACACGCTGTTTTTCAGCGAGCTCGACAAGGTCGGCATTCGCACTGCGATCACCGGTGCGGCGTGGCTGCACCACTACGGCTCGATCACGCAGACCGCGATGAAGCAGGAGCGCGGGCTGTCGAGCAAGCAAGGTCTCGCCAACCGAAAGAACTATCGGCTGTTGAATCAGAGCTGGCTGACGCGCAAGATGAACAAGCTCAAGCGCAACCGGATGCTGAACGCGTGGCGCGAGGCGGAACTGGCGCGCTACGGCATGACCTTGCACGGCAAGCGCGAGGGCGGCGACTATCACTGGCTTTGA
- a CDS encoding DUF3592 domain-containing protein gives MPLNARIALALGIALLVAAAILAVTAGHATGHLIRMPGTVVRIVQDSDAMRAYRPIVAYVADNGERREIAGSTASIVPAYDIGEHVDVLLDPAHPNRPATIDDFAQRWFPACAAALLAVASFAIGSLLYVNARRHAARDTMPGAAARQRALQRWDVAVVLIPIAIGTGFLAGAGATGLRQWQTVRHYAYATGRVIAFADNTHAAHGASASSRCAALVAFTADGGRRITFRQRTPVAHSRLQAGEAVTVLYDPVMPERAIVDRFWDRWGITAILFAIGAPFLAAGLFVAATLWPGQPPYERAH, from the coding sequence ATGCCGCTTAACGCGCGGATCGCGCTCGCACTCGGCATCGCGCTGCTCGTCGCGGCAGCCATCCTTGCCGTCACGGCCGGCCACGCGACCGGCCATCTGATCCGCATGCCGGGCACGGTCGTGCGCATCGTCCAGGACAGCGACGCGATGCGCGCGTATCGGCCGATCGTCGCGTACGTCGCGGACAACGGCGAGCGTCGCGAGATCGCCGGCAGCACCGCATCGATCGTCCCCGCCTACGATATCGGCGAGCACGTCGACGTGCTGCTCGATCCGGCCCATCCGAACCGTCCCGCCACGATCGACGACTTCGCGCAGCGCTGGTTTCCGGCCTGCGCCGCGGCGCTGCTCGCGGTCGCGTCGTTTGCGATCGGCAGCCTGCTGTACGTCAACGCGCGCCGCCACGCGGCACGCGACACGATGCCGGGCGCCGCTGCGCGCCAACGCGCGCTGCAGCGCTGGGACGTCGCGGTCGTCCTGATTCCGATCGCGATCGGCACCGGCTTCCTCGCCGGCGCGGGCGCGACCGGCCTGCGTCAGTGGCAGACCGTGCGCCATTACGCGTATGCGACGGGGCGCGTCATCGCGTTTGCGGACAACACGCACGCAGCGCACGGCGCATCAGCCTCGTCGCGCTGTGCGGCGCTCGTCGCGTTCACGGCCGACGGCGGCCGGCGGATCACGTTCCGGCAGCGCACGCCCGTCGCACATTCGCGTCTGCAGGCGGGCGAAGCCGTCACCGTGCTGTACGACCCCGTGATGCCGGAACGCGCGATCGTCGACCGCTTCTGGGATCGCTGGGGCATCACCGCGATCCTGTTCGCGATCGGCGCGCCGTTCCTCGCGGCCGGCCTGTTCGTCGCCGCGACGCTATGGCCCGGTCAGCCGCCGTACGAGCGCGCGCACTGA
- the phnY gene encoding phosphonoacetaldehyde dehydrogenase: MNAIAESTAACDVRHEALRIDGERIRRDATIDVRNPYDGTLVGTVPKATLDDVRRAFAVARAYRPTLTRHERAAILRRAADIVRARTAEIAALITAEAGLCIKDSTYEAGRVADVLTFGAGEVLKDDGQIFSCDLTPHGKKRRVYTQREPLLGAISAITPFNHPMNQVAHKVVPSIATNNRIVVKPSEKVPLSCYLFADILYEAGLPPQMLQVITGDPNEIADELVTNPAIDLITFTGGVSIGKSIASRMGYRRAVLELGGNDPIIVMEDADLDEASTLAVSGSYKNSGQRCTAIKRMLVHEAVADRFTELVVEKTRAWSYGNPADPSNDMGTVIDEAAAMFCESRVNDAIARGARLLVGNVRDGALYSPTVVDRVTPDMPLVKYETFGPVSPIMRFRDIDEAIRMSNSTDYALSSSICTNRFDYITRFITELEVGSVNVREVPGYRLELTPFGGVKDSGLGYKEGVQEAMKSFTNTKTYSLPW, from the coding sequence ATGAATGCCATTGCAGAATCGACGGCAGCCTGCGACGTTCGTCATGAAGCGCTCCGGATCGATGGCGAGCGCATTCGTCGCGACGCGACGATCGACGTGCGCAACCCCTACGACGGCACGCTCGTCGGCACGGTGCCGAAGGCGACGCTCGACGACGTGCGGCGCGCGTTCGCGGTGGCGCGCGCGTATCGGCCGACGCTCACGCGCCACGAACGCGCGGCGATCCTGCGTCGCGCGGCCGACATCGTGCGTGCGCGCACGGCAGAGATCGCCGCGCTGATCACCGCGGAAGCGGGCTTGTGCATCAAGGATTCGACCTACGAAGCGGGGCGCGTGGCCGACGTGCTGACGTTCGGCGCCGGCGAAGTGCTGAAGGACGACGGGCAGATCTTCTCCTGCGATCTGACGCCGCACGGCAAGAAGCGCCGCGTGTACACGCAGCGCGAGCCGCTGCTCGGCGCGATCTCGGCGATCACGCCGTTCAACCATCCGATGAACCAGGTCGCGCACAAGGTCGTGCCGTCGATCGCGACGAACAACCGGATCGTCGTGAAGCCGTCGGAGAAGGTGCCGCTGTCGTGCTACCTGTTTGCGGACATCCTCTATGAAGCGGGCCTGCCGCCGCAGATGCTGCAGGTGATCACCGGCGACCCGAACGAGATCGCGGACGAGCTCGTGACGAATCCGGCGATCGATCTGATCACGTTCACGGGCGGCGTGTCGATCGGCAAGTCGATCGCATCGCGCATGGGCTATCGGCGCGCCGTGCTCGAGCTCGGCGGCAACGATCCGATCATCGTGATGGAAGATGCCGACCTCGACGAAGCGAGCACGCTCGCGGTGTCGGGCTCGTACAAGAACTCGGGGCAGCGCTGCACCGCGATCAAGCGGATGCTCGTGCACGAGGCGGTGGCCGATCGCTTCACGGAGCTCGTCGTCGAGAAGACGCGCGCGTGGTCGTACGGCAATCCGGCCGATCCGTCGAACGACATGGGCACGGTGATCGACGAGGCGGCCGCGATGTTCTGCGAGTCGCGCGTAAACGATGCGATCGCGCGCGGCGCGCGGCTGCTGGTCGGCAATGTACGCGACGGCGCGCTCTATTCGCCGACGGTCGTCGACCGCGTAACGCCCGACATGCCGCTCGTGAAGTACGAGACGTTCGGACCGGTCTCGCCGATCATGCGCTTTCGCGACATCGACGAAGCGATCCGGATGTCGAACAGCACCGACTATGCGTTGTCGTCGTCGATCTGCACGAACCGCTTCGACTACATCACGCGTTTCATCACCGAACTCGAGGTGGGCAGCGTGAACGTGCGCGAGGTGCCGGGCTACCGGCTCGAACTGACGCCGTTCGGCGGCGTGAAGGATTCGGGGCTCGGCTACAAGGAAGGTGTGCAGGAGGCGATGAAGAGCTTCACGAATACGAAGACGTATTCGCTGCCGTGGTAG
- the phnA gene encoding phosphonoacetate hydrolase produces MTETPVSVEVNGRRYKWMNRPVVVVCVDGCAYEYLERAAEAGVAPYLRTLLKPGTALKGECVVPSFTNPNNLSIVTGVPPAVHGISGNYFYDRDTGAEVLMNDPKYLVAPTVLATFAEQGARVAVVTAKDKLRRLLGKGLKGICFSSEKADEANLDENGIDNVLELVGRPVPSVYSAELSEFVFAAGVRLLETRPIDLMYLSTTDYVQHKCAPGTPGANAFYQMMDAYLKRLDELGAIVAITADHGMNAKHDGETGEPNVIYLQELFDEWLGHDAARVILPITDPYVVHHGALGSFATVYVPASADVDALRARLAAVDGIELVLSGAEGCARFELPPDRMGDLIVISEQDVVLGTRRIRHDLSGLDVPLRSHGGLSEQIVPLIFSRPVSADVAGRARLRNFDIIDIALNHLR; encoded by the coding sequence ATGACTGAAACGCCTGTTTCCGTGGAAGTGAACGGCCGCCGCTACAAGTGGATGAATCGTCCGGTCGTGGTCGTGTGCGTCGACGGCTGCGCGTACGAGTATCTGGAGCGGGCCGCCGAGGCCGGTGTCGCGCCGTATCTGCGCACGCTGCTGAAGCCCGGCACGGCGCTGAAGGGCGAATGCGTGGTGCCGAGCTTCACGAACCCGAACAATCTGTCGATCGTGACAGGCGTGCCGCCCGCCGTGCATGGGATAAGCGGCAACTATTTCTACGATCGCGACACCGGCGCCGAGGTGCTGATGAACGACCCGAAGTACCTGGTCGCGCCGACCGTGCTCGCGACGTTCGCGGAGCAGGGCGCGCGCGTCGCGGTCGTCACGGCGAAGGACAAGCTGCGCAGGCTGCTCGGCAAGGGGCTGAAGGGCATCTGCTTTTCGTCGGAGAAGGCAGACGAGGCGAACCTCGACGAAAACGGCATCGACAACGTGCTCGAACTCGTCGGGCGGCCGGTGCCGAGCGTGTATAGCGCGGAGCTGTCGGAGTTCGTGTTCGCGGCCGGCGTGCGGCTGCTCGAGACGCGGCCGATCGACCTGATGTATCTGTCGACGACCGACTACGTGCAGCACAAGTGCGCGCCCGGCACGCCCGGCGCGAATGCGTTCTATCAGATGATGGATGCGTATCTGAAGCGGCTCGACGAGCTCGGCGCGATCGTCGCGATCACCGCCGATCACGGCATGAACGCGAAGCACGACGGCGAGACGGGCGAGCCGAACGTGATCTATCTGCAGGAGCTGTTCGACGAATGGCTCGGCCACGATGCGGCGCGCGTGATTCTGCCGATTACCGATCCGTACGTCGTGCACCACGGCGCGCTCGGCTCGTTCGCGACCGTCTACGTGCCCGCGTCGGCCGACGTCGACGCGCTGCGCGCGCGGCTCGCTGCCGTCGACGGTATCGAGCTGGTGCTGAGCGGCGCCGAAGGCTGCGCGCGTTTCGAGCTGCCGCCCGACCGGATGGGCGACCTGATCGTGATCTCGGAACAGGACGTCGTGCTCGGCACGCGCCGCATCAGGCACGACCTGTCGGGCCTCGACGTGCCGTTGCGCTCGCACGGCGGGCTCTCCGAGCAGATCGTGCCGCTGATCTTCAGCCGGCCGGTGAGTGCCGACGTCGCGGGCCGCGCGCGGCTGCGCAACTTCGACATCATCGACATCGCGCTCAACCATCTGCGCTAA